The proteins below are encoded in one region of Rhizobacter sp.:
- a CDS encoding thiolase family protein has product MTAAAATSAVIAGYARTPFHFAKKGRLVGVRPDDLAATAVKGLIERTKVNPADIEDLILGCSYPEGEQGHNIARIVVFLAGLPNTVAGTTVNRFCGSAMTAIHIAAGQIAIGAGEVFVCGGVESMTRVPDGGFTPSPNPALRARYPEAYFKMGETAEVVAERYGVSRLAQEELSVESHRKAAKAQELGRLHDEIVPVTTPEGEVVDSDGCIRPNTSLEGLAGLKLAFREPGNGTVTAGTSSPLTDGATAVLVCSEDYARRNGLPILARIVSTAVAGCAPEEMGMGPVPAVKKALARAGLTVADIDLVEINEAFSSQAVACLRELGISRDAINLDGGGLSIGHPLGATGARLVGKASTLLQREGKRYALATQCIGGGQGIATVLEGV; this is encoded by the coding sequence ATGACTGCTGCCGCTGCTACTTCCGCTGTGATCGCCGGCTATGCCCGCACCCCGTTCCACTTCGCGAAGAAGGGCCGCCTCGTCGGCGTGCGCCCCGACGATCTGGCCGCCACCGCGGTGAAGGGCCTGATCGAACGCACCAAGGTCAACCCGGCCGACATCGAAGACCTCATCCTTGGCTGCTCGTACCCCGAGGGCGAGCAGGGCCACAACATCGCGCGCATCGTGGTGTTCCTCGCCGGCCTGCCGAACACGGTGGCGGGCACGACGGTGAACCGCTTCTGCGGCTCGGCGATGACGGCCATCCACATCGCGGCCGGGCAGATCGCCATCGGCGCGGGCGAGGTGTTCGTCTGCGGCGGCGTGGAGTCGATGACGCGCGTGCCCGATGGTGGCTTCACGCCCTCGCCCAACCCGGCGCTGCGCGCGCGTTACCCCGAGGCGTATTTCAAGATGGGCGAGACCGCCGAGGTGGTGGCCGAGCGCTATGGCGTGTCGCGCCTCGCGCAGGAAGAGCTCTCGGTCGAGTCGCACCGCAAGGCGGCGAAAGCCCAGGAGCTCGGCCGCCTGCACGACGAGATCGTGCCGGTGACCACGCCCGAGGGCGAGGTGGTCGACAGCGATGGCTGCATCCGGCCGAACACATCGCTCGAAGGGCTGGCCGGTCTCAAGCTCGCCTTCCGCGAACCCGGCAACGGCACGGTGACCGCCGGCACCTCGTCGCCGCTGACCGATGGCGCGACGGCGGTGCTGGTGTGCTCGGAAGACTATGCGCGCCGGAACGGCCTGCCCATCCTCGCGCGCATCGTGTCGACCGCGGTCGCCGGCTGCGCGCCCGAAGAGATGGGCATGGGCCCGGTGCCGGCGGTGAAGAAGGCGCTCGCCCGCGCCGGCCTCACGGTGGCCGACATCGACCTCGTGGAGATCAACGAAGCCTTCAGCAGCCAGGCCGTGGCCTGCCTGCGCGAGCTGGGCATCTCGCGCGACGCGATCAACCTCGACGGCGGCGGCCTCTCGATCGGCCACCCGCTGGGTGCGACCGGCGCACGCCTGGTGGGCAAGGCCTCGACGCTGTTGCAGCGCGAAGGCAAGCGTTATGCGCTCGCCACGCAATGCATCGGCGGTGGGCAGGGGATCGCCACGGTGCTGGAAGGCGTTTGA
- a CDS encoding PhoX family phosphatase yields the protein MAKDFSTMEDSNRSSNPSLVEVSDPTRRTLLLGGAGAAMAGLLAPLGGCATVGTGPLLGFKSVPAGTADTVTLPEGYIAEALAPWGEPVGIAGQSPAFKFDASNSAADQEVQMGMHHDGMHYYALTDTTGLLAINHEYTDDGLLHTDGLANWSAEKVRKSQAAHGVSVIEVKRGPDGRVEVVRPSRYARRITAYTPVELRGPAAGHPLLQTAADPSGRRVLGILNQCASGVTPWGTYLTSEENFAFYFQGPDQPDAHQRRWGQRKDIGRYYRWHEHDERFDTGKHPHEHNRFGWVVEIDPFDPTMTPVKRTAMGRAAREGATVAVTKDGRAVVYSGEDARFEYIYKFVSRDAIRPGGYKANAELLDHGTLYVARFDADGRGRWLPLTHGTGPLTAANGFADQGEVLIKSRQASDALGATKMDRPEWVAIDRERWVYCSLTNNSSRGQAGQPGVDAANPRANNVMGQIIRWREDGDHDGSTFAWNHFVLAGDPANERAEAKGNIQGDLFGCPDGLWVDARGVLWIQTDMSSTAMGKGEMARLGNNMMLAADVKTGEIRRFLVGPPGCEITGATGTPDGRTMFINIQHPGETPSERSDPANPRRYSNWPDRRPDGRPRSSTVVIRKRDGGVIGT from the coding sequence ATGGCCAAGGACTTCTCCACGATGGAGGACAGCAACCGCTCCTCCAACCCCAGCCTCGTCGAGGTGAGCGACCCCACCCGGCGCACCCTGCTCCTCGGCGGCGCGGGCGCGGCGATGGCCGGCCTGCTGGCGCCGCTCGGCGGCTGCGCCACGGTGGGCACCGGCCCGCTGCTCGGCTTCAAGAGCGTGCCGGCCGGCACTGCCGACACCGTCACCTTGCCCGAGGGCTACATCGCCGAGGCCCTCGCGCCCTGGGGTGAGCCGGTGGGCATCGCCGGCCAGAGCCCCGCCTTCAAGTTCGACGCCAGCAACAGCGCCGCCGACCAGGAGGTGCAGATGGGCATGCACCACGACGGCATGCACTACTACGCCCTCACCGACACGACCGGCCTGCTCGCCATCAACCATGAGTACACCGACGACGGCCTGCTGCACACCGATGGCCTGGCGAACTGGTCGGCCGAGAAGGTGCGCAAGTCGCAAGCGGCGCATGGCGTCTCGGTGATCGAGGTGAAGCGCGGGCCCGACGGCCGCGTCGAGGTGGTGCGGCCCTCGCGTTACGCCCGCCGCATCACCGCCTACACGCCGGTCGAGCTGCGCGGCCCGGCCGCCGGCCACCCGCTGCTGCAGACCGCGGCCGACCCGTCGGGCCGGCGCGTGCTGGGCATCCTCAACCAGTGCGCGAGCGGCGTCACGCCCTGGGGCACTTACCTCACCTCGGAGGAAAACTTCGCCTTCTACTTCCAGGGCCCCGACCAGCCCGACGCCCACCAGCGCCGTTGGGGCCAGCGCAAGGACATCGGCCGCTACTACCGCTGGCACGAGCACGACGAGCGCTTCGACACCGGCAAGCACCCCCACGAGCACAACCGCTTCGGCTGGGTGGTCGAGATCGACCCCTTCGACCCGACCATGACCCCCGTCAAGCGCACCGCGATGGGCCGCGCCGCGCGCGAAGGCGCCACGGTGGCGGTCACGAAAGACGGCCGCGCCGTCGTCTACTCCGGCGAAGACGCCCGCTTCGAATACATCTACAAGTTCGTCAGCCGCGACGCCATCCGCCCCGGCGGCTACAAGGCCAACGCCGAGCTGCTCGACCACGGCACGCTCTACGTGGCGCGCTTCGACGCCGATGGCCGCGGCCGCTGGCTGCCGCTCACGCACGGCACGGGCCCGCTCACCGCGGCCAACGGCTTCGCCGACCAGGGCGAGGTGCTCATCAAGTCACGCCAAGCGAGCGACGCCCTTGGCGCCACCAAGATGGACCGCCCCGAGTGGGTGGCCATCGACCGCGAACGCTGGGTCTACTGCTCGCTCACCAACAATTCGAGCCGCGGCCAGGCCGGGCAACCGGGGGTGGATGCGGCCAACCCGCGCGCCAACAACGTGATGGGCCAGATCATCCGCTGGCGCGAAGACGGTGACCACGACGGCAGCACCTTCGCGTGGAACCACTTCGTGCTGGCCGGCGACCCCGCCAACGAGCGTGCCGAAGCGAAGGGCAACATCCAGGGCGACCTCTTCGGCTGCCCCGACGGCCTGTGGGTCGACGCCCGCGGCGTGTTGTGGATCCAGACCGACATGAGCAGCACCGCCATGGGCAAGGGCGAGATGGCGCGCCTGGGCAACAACATGATGCTGGCCGCCGACGTGAAGACGGGCGAGATCCGCCGTTTCCTCGTCGGCCCACCGGGCTGCGAAATCACCGGCGCCACCGGCACCCCCGACGGGCGCACGATGTTCATCAACATCCAGCACCCGGGCGAGACCCCCAGCGAGCGCAGCGACCCCGCCAACCCGCGGCGCTACTCCAACTGGCCCGACCGGCGGCCCGACGGCCGCCCGCGCTCGTCGACGGTGGTCATCCGCAAGCGCGATGGGGGCGTGATCGGAACTTGA
- a CDS encoding TetR/AcrR family transcriptional regulator, translating into MRYDAEHKQRTRSRVLKEAAAAIRAEGPDRIGVAAIMGRAGLTHGGFYAHFTSKDELLVAAIGEMFDTACAYFEELSAGKPAGEGLAAYVAFYLSRYHRDHREEGCPIATMAADLPRLASEARVAFEQGAARLTTLIAGQLEALGRPDPGIAAVSLLSEMVGAVVLARSIADPAHSTAILRASRQAIRERLGLPLPPTRDN; encoded by the coding sequence ATGCGCTACGACGCCGAACACAAACAACGCACCCGCAGCCGCGTGCTGAAGGAGGCCGCCGCCGCCATCCGCGCCGAGGGGCCGGACCGCATCGGCGTGGCCGCGATCATGGGCCGCGCCGGGCTCACGCACGGCGGCTTCTACGCCCACTTCACCAGCAAGGACGAGCTGCTGGTCGCCGCCATCGGCGAAATGTTCGACACCGCCTGCGCCTATTTCGAGGAGCTCTCGGCCGGCAAACCCGCGGGCGAGGGCCTGGCCGCCTACGTGGCCTTCTACCTCTCGCGCTACCACCGCGACCACCGCGAGGAAGGCTGCCCCATCGCGACGATGGCCGCCGACCTGCCGCGCCTCGCGTCCGAGGCCCGGGTGGCCTTCGAGCAGGGTGCCGCCCGCCTCACGACCCTGATCGCCGGCCAGCTCGAAGCGCTGGGCCGGCCCGACCCGGGCATCGCCGCCGTCTCGCTGCTCTCGGAAATGGTGGGCGCGGTCGTGCTGGCCCGTTCGATCGCCGACCCGGCGCATTCCACCGCCATCCTGCGCGCCTCGCGCCAGGCCATCCGCGAGCGCCTCGGGCTGCCGCTGCCACCCACGCGCGACAACTGA
- a CDS encoding ferredoxin--NADP reductase, which produces MSNLFDAKVLSVRHWTDRQFSFTCTRDPGFRFQSGQFTMIGLEVDGKPLLRAYSVVSPHWEETLEFLSIKVPDGPLTSRLQHIQVGDTIKIGRKASGTLLTQNLLPGRHLYLLSTGTGLAPFMAMIRDPEVYELYEKVILVHGCRQVGELAYDEVITKELPANEYFGDQVKEKLIYYPTVTREAFRNQGRIPVLMETGKLFHDIGLPPMSKEHDRFMLCGSPEMLRDTRALFDKAGMTEGNMSTPGHFVIERAFVEK; this is translated from the coding sequence ATGAGCAACCTCTTCGACGCCAAGGTGTTGAGCGTTCGCCACTGGACCGACCGTCAGTTCTCGTTCACCTGCACCCGCGACCCGGGTTTCCGTTTCCAGAGCGGCCAGTTCACGATGATCGGCCTGGAGGTGGATGGCAAGCCGCTCCTGCGCGCCTACAGCGTGGTGAGCCCGCACTGGGAAGAGACGCTGGAGTTCCTGAGCATCAAGGTGCCCGATGGCCCGCTGACCTCGCGGCTGCAGCACATCCAGGTGGGCGACACGATCAAGATCGGCCGCAAGGCCTCGGGCACGCTGCTCACGCAAAACCTGCTGCCGGGCCGCCACCTCTACCTGCTGTCGACCGGCACGGGCCTGGCGCCCTTCATGGCGATGATCCGCGACCCCGAGGTGTACGAGCTGTATGAGAAGGTGATCCTGGTGCACGGCTGCCGCCAGGTGGGCGAGCTGGCCTATGACGAGGTGATCACCAAGGAGCTGCCGGCCAACGAGTACTTCGGCGACCAGGTGAAGGAAAAGCTCATCTACTACCCGACCGTCACCCGCGAGGCCTTCCGCAACCAGGGGCGCATTCCGGTGCTGATGGAGACCGGGAAACTCTTCCACGACATCGGCCTGCCGCCGATGAGCAAGGAGCACGACCGCTTCATGCTGTGCGGCAGCCCCGAGATGCTGCGCGACACGCGGGCCCTCTTCGACAAGGCGGGCATGACCGAGGGCAACATGAGCACGCCGGGGCACTTCGTGATCGAGCGGGCGTTCGTCGAGAAGTAA
- a CDS encoding PAS domain S-box protein, translated as MRHALPIRARLSLLVLATALPLLALIAYNGITQAQQDAERAAVEALRAARGAALETEAVISNAERLLSLLAQRDGVNALDPDLCDPLFKSFRGLFPTYTNLISVKRNGDRVCSAIDPPPGAPMRVSRGLPLEETLRTQRFTIGPLSRGYFTNRWVLLVAYPLPEQEVDGRKESPGVIAMSLDLTTLRLGPGPGELPSRALARIVDGKGAVIGSSLKPEEWIGKSLAHIPWFRQLVPGNERTGESPDFEGVNRIFGVVPVRGTPWHAAVGIPIDAVYGPVRERTLISVTLALLAIGLAAALGLLIARRTSAPVEAMAAAARRASVSPEPEALAHLDLSGAPREVGALADDFSGMLRARAAAERALRDSEENLATTLHSIGDAVIVTDTRGHITRMNATAERLTAWPLADALGRPLLDVFHIVNADSRTPAEDPVKPVLASGEVVGLANHTTLISRDGHEYQIADSAAPIRDAQGRVTGVVLVFSDVTESYRVQQALRSREEQLSSTGELARVAGWELDIQTGETTTSNEMCLLLDVPPGSRFSMTEGWKFCRPGVREQVEPLVAAAITDGTPWDVEIPMVTATDRPIWVRSRGRVVMKDGKPARVLGVIQDITDLRESQDKLRESESLLKMASRLVRMGAWIATLNDRRLVWSDEAAIIHEMPPGYSPSLDEAGQFYAPEYRELVHQAFSACARRGVAYDLEMQILTKSGRRIWVRTLGNAVRNHEGVISRVHGAFIDITEERAAREELQAHRHHLEQLVSERTTDLVAARNAAEAASRAKSAFLANMSHEIRTPMNAIIGLTHLLQEELQDRPQALAQLGKVGAAAHHLLGVINDILDLSKIEADRLELEEREFALAEVIDNAQGMLRERATAKGLALVTEIAPGMPKRLVGDPLRLEQILLNFLSNAIKFSEHGRILLRARVAQSAENVVMLHVEVQDHGIGITPEQQARLFQSFSQADDSTSRKYGGTGLGLVIAKRLASLMGGNVGVRSSPGVGSTFWMTARLRVAADPPEPADGAHLRPEEEIATRHAGARVLLVDDEPVNQEVTLALLTRLKLSVDVVSNGAEAVERVRAHDYALVLMDVQMPVMDGLDASRAIRQLPERRGLPILAMTANAYAEDRELCLAAGMNDHITKPVAPSRLYACVLRWLDSRSVTT; from the coding sequence ATGCGCCACGCCCTGCCCATCCGCGCACGCCTGAGCCTGCTCGTGCTGGCCACCGCGTTGCCGCTCTTGGCATTGATCGCCTACAACGGCATCACCCAGGCGCAGCAGGATGCCGAGCGCGCCGCCGTCGAAGCCCTGCGCGCCGCCCGCGGGGCCGCGCTCGAGACCGAGGCGGTCATCTCCAACGCCGAGCGCCTGCTGTCGCTGCTGGCCCAGCGCGATGGGGTCAACGCGCTCGACCCCGACCTGTGCGACCCGCTCTTCAAGAGCTTTCGCGGCCTCTTCCCCACCTACACCAACCTCATCTCGGTCAAGCGCAACGGCGACCGCGTCTGCAGCGCCATCGACCCACCACCCGGCGCCCCGATGCGCGTGAGCCGCGGCCTTCCGCTCGAAGAGACGCTGCGCACCCAGCGCTTCACCATCGGCCCGCTGAGCCGCGGTTACTTCACCAACCGCTGGGTCCTGCTGGTGGCCTACCCGCTGCCCGAGCAGGAGGTCGACGGCCGCAAGGAAAGCCCCGGCGTCATCGCCATGTCGCTCGACCTCACCACGCTGCGCCTGGGCCCCGGCCCCGGCGAGCTGCCTTCTCGGGCGCTGGCGCGCATCGTCGATGGCAAGGGTGCGGTCATCGGCAGCAGCCTCAAGCCCGAGGAATGGATCGGCAAAAGCCTCGCGCACATCCCCTGGTTCCGCCAACTCGTGCCCGGTAACGAGCGCACCGGGGAATCGCCCGACTTCGAAGGCGTGAACCGCATCTTCGGCGTGGTGCCCGTGCGCGGCACACCCTGGCATGCGGCGGTAGGCATCCCCATCGACGCCGTCTACGGCCCGGTGCGGGAGCGCACGTTGATCAGCGTGACGCTCGCCCTGCTGGCCATCGGCCTGGCGGCGGCGCTGGGCCTCCTGATCGCCCGGCGCACCAGCGCGCCGGTGGAGGCGATGGCCGCTGCCGCGCGCCGCGCCAGTGTCTCGCCCGAGCCGGAGGCGCTGGCCCACCTCGACCTGAGCGGTGCCCCGCGCGAGGTGGGGGCGCTGGCCGACGACTTCTCCGGCATGCTGCGCGCGCGCGCCGCCGCCGAGCGCGCCCTGCGCGACAGCGAGGAGAACCTCGCCACCACGCTGCACTCGATCGGCGACGCGGTGATCGTCACCGACACCCGCGGCCACATCACCCGCATGAACGCCACCGCCGAGCGGCTGACCGCCTGGCCGCTGGCCGATGCGCTCGGCCGCCCGCTGCTCGATGTCTTCCACATCGTCAACGCCGACTCGCGCACCCCCGCCGAAGACCCGGTGAAGCCGGTGCTGGCGAGCGGCGAGGTGGTGGGCCTGGCCAACCACACCACGCTCATCTCGCGCGATGGCCACGAGTACCAGATCGCCGACAGCGCGGCGCCCATCCGCGACGCGCAAGGGCGCGTCACCGGCGTGGTGCTGGTGTTCAGCGACGTCACCGAGTCCTACCGCGTGCAGCAGGCGCTGCGCTCGCGCGAAGAGCAGCTCTCCAGCACCGGCGAGCTGGCGCGTGTGGCCGGCTGGGAGCTCGACATCCAGACCGGCGAGACCACCACCTCGAACGAGATGTGCCTGCTGCTCGACGTGCCGCCCGGCTCGCGCTTCTCGATGACCGAAGGCTGGAAGTTCTGCCGCCCCGGCGTGCGCGAGCAGGTGGAGCCGCTGGTGGCCGCCGCCATCACCGACGGCACGCCGTGGGACGTCGAGATCCCGATGGTCACCGCCACCGACCGGCCGATCTGGGTGCGCTCACGCGGACGCGTGGTCATGAAGGACGGCAAGCCGGCGCGTGTGCTCGGCGTCATCCAAGACATCACCGACCTGCGCGAGTCGCAAGACAAGCTGCGCGAGAGCGAGAGCCTGCTCAAGATGGCCAGCCGCCTGGTGCGCATGGGCGCCTGGATCGCCACGCTCAACGACCGGCGGCTGGTGTGGTCCGACGAGGCGGCGATCATCCACGAGATGCCGCCGGGCTACTCGCCCTCGCTCGACGAGGCGGGCCAGTTCTACGCCCCCGAGTACCGCGAGCTCGTGCACCAGGCCTTCAGCGCCTGCGCCCGGCGCGGCGTGGCCTACGACCTCGAGATGCAGATCCTCACCAAGAGCGGCCGGCGCATCTGGGTGCGCACGCTCGGCAACGCGGTGCGCAACCACGAAGGCGTGATCTCGCGCGTGCACGGCGCCTTCATCGACATCACCGAAGAGCGCGCCGCCCGCGAGGAGCTGCAGGCGCACCGCCACCACCTCGAACAACTCGTGAGCGAGCGCACCACCGACCTCGTGGCCGCGCGCAACGCCGCCGAAGCGGCGAGCCGCGCCAAGAGCGCCTTCCTCGCCAACATGAGCCACGAGATCCGCACGCCGATGAACGCCATCATCGGGCTCACCCACCTGCTGCAGGAAGAGCTGCAGGACCGGCCGCAGGCACTCGCGCAGCTCGGCAAGGTGGGCGCCGCGGCCCACCACCTGCTGGGCGTGATCAACGACATCCTCGATCTCTCGAAGATCGAGGCCGACCGGCTCGAACTCGAGGAGCGCGAGTTCGCGCTCGCCGAGGTCATCGACAACGCGCAGGGCATGCTGCGCGAGCGGGCCACGGCCAAGGGCCTGGCCCTCGTCACCGAAATCGCCCCCGGCATGCCGAAGCGGCTCGTGGGCGACCCGCTGCGGCTCGAGCAGATCCTGCTCAACTTCCTCAGCAACGCCATCAAGTTCAGCGAGCACGGCCGCATCCTGCTGCGCGCGCGTGTGGCGCAATCGGCCGAGAACGTGGTGATGCTGCACGTCGAGGTGCAGGACCACGGCATCGGCATCACGCCCGAGCAGCAGGCGCGGCTCTTCCAGTCGTTCTCGCAGGCCGACGACTCCACCTCGCGCAAGTACGGCGGCACCGGCCTGGGCCTCGTGATCGCCAAGCGCCTGGCCTCGCTGATGGGCGGCAACGTCGGCGTGCGCAGCTCGCCCGGCGTGGGAAGCACCTTCTGGATGACGGCGCGGCTGCGTGTGGCCGCCGATCCGCCCGAGCCGGCCGACGGGGCGCACCTGCGCCCGGAAGAAGAGATCGCCACCCGCCATGCCGGTGCCCGCGTGCTGCTGGTCGACGACGAGCCGGTGAACCAGGAAGTGACGCTTGCGCTGCTCACGCGCCTCAAGCTCAGCGTCGACGTGGTGAGCAACGGCGCCGAAGCGGTGGAGCGCGTGCGTGCACACGACTACGCGCTGGTGCTGATGGACGTGCAGATGCCGGTGATGGACGGGCTCGACGCCTCTCGCGCCATCCGCCAGCTGCCCGAGCGCCGGGGGCTGCCCATCCTCGCGATGACCGCCAACGCGTATGCCGAAGACCGCGAGCTCTGCCTCGCCGCCGGCATGAACGACCACATCACCAAGCCCGTCGCCCCGAGCCGCCTTTACGCCTGCGTGCTGCGCTGGCTCGACAGCCGCTCGGTCACGACCTGA
- a CDS encoding restriction endonuclease, translating into MKQLFERVGEVPPASALPDADLLAGIGWAEFERQVAEGFRHRGYAVSETGGGGGRAVDMVLTRGQDQFLVDCKPWRTLAVGPAPVRELIALLRSREAAGGFVVSSGEFTDEARRLAAGHPVQLIDGKVLRELLNTREEKTQPVVVRREGPFLDTTLPPSAWRLRAQPCPLCGGAMEEAERHGRRVLACVHHPLCEGVREV; encoded by the coding sequence ATGAAACAGCTCTTCGAGCGGGTGGGCGAGGTGCCTCCGGCGTCGGCGCTGCCCGATGCCGACCTGCTGGCGGGCATTGGCTGGGCCGAGTTCGAGCGCCAGGTGGCCGAGGGCTTCCGCCACCGGGGGTACGCGGTGAGCGAGACGGGAGGCGGCGGGGGCCGTGCCGTCGACATGGTGCTCACGCGCGGGCAAGACCAGTTTCTCGTCGACTGCAAACCCTGGCGCACGCTGGCGGTGGGGCCGGCGCCGGTGCGCGAGCTCATCGCGTTGCTGCGCAGCCGCGAGGCGGCGGGCGGCTTCGTCGTCAGCTCGGGCGAGTTCACCGACGAGGCGCGGCGCCTCGCCGCAGGCCACCCGGTGCAGCTGATCGACGGCAAGGTGCTGCGCGAGTTGCTCAACACACGCGAAGAGAAGACGCAGCCGGTGGTGGTGCGGCGCGAAGGGCCCTTCCTCGACACCACCTTGCCGCCATCGGCCTGGCGCCTGCGCGCGCAGCCCTGCCCGCTGTGCGGGGGCGCGATGGAAGAGGCCGAGCGCCACGGGCGGCGGGTGCTGGCCTGCGTGCACCACCCGTTGTGCGAGGGCGTGCGCGAGGTCTGA
- a CDS encoding DUF2817 domain-containing protein, with amino-acid sequence MDRVDLPALAELQGLVEAGGPHLQQRVVCEVTCGDTRLPVHVVTLGNPGPDVPAIGIFGGVHGLERIGAEVALAFLRSLVMRLPWDGVLHRQLESLRMVFMPLVNPAGMALGTRANARGVDLMRNAPVEAVGRVPFLIGGQRRSAALPWYRGVAGAPMEVESEALCRVVDEELLGRPFSLAVDCHSGFGLRDRIWFPHAHTPEPIEHLPELHALQHILDQALTHHRYVLEPQSRQYLAHGDLWDHLYLRSLERPEHVFLPLTLEMGSWLWVKKNPRQLFSRHGLFNPLIEHRQQRVLRRHVGWLDFMARAVASYRRWVPLDAAERDRLRIEARTHWYGPA; translated from the coding sequence GTGGACCGCGTCGACTTGCCCGCCCTGGCCGAACTGCAAGGCCTCGTGGAGGCCGGCGGCCCGCACCTGCAGCAGCGGGTGGTGTGCGAGGTGACCTGCGGCGACACCCGCCTGCCCGTGCACGTGGTCACGCTCGGCAACCCCGGGCCCGACGTGCCGGCCATCGGCATCTTCGGCGGGGTGCACGGGCTGGAGCGCATCGGCGCCGAGGTGGCGCTCGCCTTCCTGCGCAGCCTGGTGATGCGCCTGCCGTGGGACGGCGTGCTGCACCGCCAGCTCGAATCGCTGCGCATGGTCTTCATGCCGCTCGTGAACCCGGCCGGCATGGCGCTCGGCACCCGCGCCAATGCGCGTGGCGTCGACCTGATGCGCAACGCGCCGGTCGAGGCGGTCGGCCGCGTGCCGTTTCTCATCGGCGGCCAGCGCCGCAGCGCCGCGCTGCCCTGGTACCGGGGCGTCGCCGGCGCGCCGATGGAGGTGGAGAGCGAGGCGCTGTGCCGGGTGGTGGACGAGGAGCTGCTCGGCCGCCCCTTCAGCCTGGCGGTGGACTGCCACTCGGGCTTCGGCCTGCGCGACCGCATCTGGTTTCCGCATGCGCACACACCCGAGCCCATCGAGCACCTGCCCGAGCTGCACGCACTGCAGCACATCCTCGACCAGGCGCTCACGCACCACCGCTACGTGCTGGAGCCGCAGAGCCGCCAGTACCTCGCGCACGGCGACCTGTGGGATCACCTCTACCTGCGCTCGCTCGAACGGCCGGAGCATGTGTTCCTGCCGCTCACGCTGGAGATGGGCTCCTGGCTGTGGGTGAAGAAGAACCCGCGCCAGCTCTTCTCGCGCCACGGGCTCTTCAACCCGCTGATCGAACACCGGCAGCAGCGGGTGCTGCGCCGCCACGTGGGCTGGCTCGACTTCATGGCGCGCGCGGTGGCGAGCTACCGGCGCTGGGTGCCGCTCGACGCGGCCGAGCGGGACCGCCTGCGCATCGAGGCCCGCACCCATTGGTACGGGCCGGCGTGA
- a CDS encoding FMN-dependent NADH-azoreductase, which translates to MNVLQINSSARTTGSHSTRLAGDIVQRLGAATLTVRDLGKQPLPALDEAALGALFTPAEQRTPAQAARVAQDDALIAEVQAADVLVLGVPMYNFGVPAALKNWIDAIARAGVTFKYTDKGPIGLLTGKKVYVALARGGLYRDTPADSQVPYLKSVLGFLGMTDVTFFYAEGLAMGPEAEKKALASAAAQIDAAFGETVAA; encoded by the coding sequence ATGAACGTCCTGCAGATCAATTCCAGCGCCCGCACCACCGGCTCGCACTCCACCCGCCTGGCCGGCGACATCGTGCAGCGCCTGGGCGCGGCCACCCTGACGGTGCGCGACCTCGGCAAGCAGCCCCTGCCCGCACTCGACGAAGCCGCGCTGGGCGCCCTCTTCACCCCCGCCGAGCAGCGCACCCCGGCCCAGGCCGCCCGCGTGGCGCAAGACGACGCGCTGATCGCCGAAGTGCAGGCCGCCGACGTGCTGGTGCTGGGCGTGCCCATGTACAACTTCGGCGTGCCGGCTGCGCTCAAGAACTGGATCGACGCCATCGCCCGCGCCGGTGTCACCTTCAAGTACACCGACAAGGGCCCGATCGGCCTGCTCACCGGCAAGAAGGTCTATGTGGCCCTCGCCCGCGGCGGCCTCTACCGCGACACGCCGGCCGACAGCCAGGTGCCGTACCTGAAGTCGGTGCTGGGCTTCCTCGGCATGACCGACGTGACGTTCTTCTACGCTGAAGGGCTGGCGATGGGGCCGGAAGCCGAGAAGAAGGCGCTGGCCTCGGCCGCGGCGCAGATCGACGCGGCGTTCGGCGAAACCGTTGCCGCCTGA